One Dermatophagoides farinae isolate YC_2012a chromosome 1, ASM2471394v1, whole genome shotgun sequence genomic region harbors:
- the LOC124492723 gene encoding uncharacterized protein LOC124492723: MAKLTSNINKLNNNNNNNNSNNNNNNENDFNKMPKIDYDSMNMETLEDFINSEEEEYDDDDDDRRVITIDGIDIEATTVQVLECLKTNRIVDQNINLDEFDFFLQGLKLESQTSIISQCKLVEGARQQTQLINIKLVIQPDDKRIEIIDILKPHENADSMDQDDGDMMPSTPSSGPSKQIKRESIQPKRLIGGLKNHSVNSPAVVSPGNRSGNNGQIQLWQFLLELLTDADYREFIQWTGFESEFKLCNPEMVAQLWGQRKNKPTMNYEKLSRALRYYYDGDMIAKVHGKRFVYKFVCDLKSIIGYDALELNDLVREVYDKRRGSLY; the protein is encoded by the coding sequence atggcCAAATTAACATCgaatataaacaaattgaataataataacaacaacaacaacagcaacaataacaacaacaacgaaaacgatttcaataaaatgcctaaaattgattatgattcaatgaatatgGAAACATTGGAAGATTTTATTAATtctgaagaagaagaatatgatgatgatgatgatgatcgtcgtGTTATAACCATTGATGGAATCGATATTGAAGCAACCACTGTACAAGTGTTGGAATGTCTAAAAACCAATCGTATTGTTGATCAGAATATCAATttggatgaatttgatttttttctacaaggATTAAAATTAGAAAGCCAAACATCGATAATATCACAATGTAAATTGGTGGAAGGTGCAcgacaacaaacacaattgatcaatataaaaTTGGTCATACAACCGGATGATAAACGTATAGAAATTATTGATATATTGAAACCACATGAAAATGCCGATAGTATGGATCaggatgatggtgatatgaTGCCATCTACACCATCAAGTGGACCATCAAAACAGATTAAACGTGAATCAATTCAACCAAAACGTTTGATTGGTGGCCTTAAAAATCATTCGGTCAATTCACCGGCAGTTGTTTCACCTGGTAATCGTTCTGGTAATAATGGCCAGATTCAATTATGGCAATTTTTACTTGAATTATTAACCGATGCTGATTATCgtgaatttattcaatggaCTGGTTTCGAAAGTGAATTCAAACTATGTAATCCAGAAATGGTTGCACAATTATGGGGACAACGTAAAAATAAACCAACaatgaattatgaaaaattatcacgAGCATtacgttattattatgatggtgatatgATTGCTAAAGTACATGGTAAACGTTTCGTATATAAATTTGTATGCGATCttaaatcaattattggCTATGATGcacttgaattgaatgatttagTACGTGAAGTTTATGATAAACGTAGAGGatcattatattga
- the LOC124491669 gene encoding uncharacterized protein LOC124491669 produces the protein MFERLQKDIDEHSRQLSRYITIIFAMSTMVTTYSSYLLFMTKQRFIYQCLYCMIAHAQINTLSVMIIGCAKVRNNNEKLLRLKQKCLMLSICEKKIFTTHQLLKFDALTTTLLDRPLGFQLTNGVIITSYTFITVIVNISTFFFLISQNIIATKQLTTINNT, from the exons atgtTTGAAAGATTACAAAAAGATATTGATGAACATAGTCGACAATTGTCACGTTATATAACGATAATATTTGCAATGTCAACAATGGTTACaacatattcatcatatctATTGTTTATGACTAAACAACGTTTCATTTATCAATGTCTTTATTGTATGATTGCTCATGCACAGATCAATACATTATCTGTAATGATTATTGGCTGTGCTAAAGtacgtaataataatgaaaaattattacgtttaaaacaaaaatgtctaATGCTGTCCATTTGtgagaagaaaattttcactactcatcaattattgaag TTTGATGCATTGACCACCACATTGCTTGATAGACCATTGGGTTTTCAATTAACAAATGGCGTTATAATTACATCATATACATTCATCACTGTAATAGTGAATATTAgtacatttttctttctaataTCACAGAATATTATTGCTACAAAACAATTGACAACCATAAACAACACATAA
- the LOC124491670 gene encoding uncharacterized protein LOC124491670, giving the protein MIQQPQWIRNYVSLCILTRMFPTEGIKYLSASIVMCTINNMMNAFYATSTRYEQFQFLLPINDERWRNLNKQDSGRYEMNKDYVFSIARCAIISIGTLFANGMIMMIMLKSLWKISIFWTIFWPFIMYIWTYHTGSGMILNIHY; this is encoded by the coding sequence ATGatacaacaaccacaatgGATACGAAATTATGTTTCATTGTGTATATTAACACGAATGTTTCCCACAGAAGGTATCAAATATTTATCAGCATCAATTGTTATGTGTACAATAAACAATATGATGAATGCATTTTATGCAACATCAACACGTTatgaacaatttcaattcttaTTACCAATAAACGATGAACGATGGCGtaatttgaataaacaaGATTCCGGTCgttatgaaatgaacaaagaTTATGTATTCTCTATAGCACGATGTGCAATAATATCGATCGGTACATTATTTGCAAAtggaatgattatgatgataatgttgaaatcattatggaaaatttcaatattttggaCAATATTTTGGCCATTTATCATGTATATTTGGACATATCATACAGGTTCAGGTATGATTttaaatattcattattga
- the LOC124492720 gene encoding uncharacterized protein LOC124492720, producing the protein MNPPHHHPIFFIPSILVMIMAFTYIGQFEWVKNYQFYQTMIRLFPSEGLHYLMAAFIIWTLNALSNGFYASSRYFQDFYFLLPIQHRRYRELNTKDSNKYTLIRDRVFSMIRIESLTICIMFLLGKITMTILQSSWQISILWTLIWLFIMQIWTLNANAGLYHISSIIFMAQYYLTLRQKSHGRTLQRFYGRLLHYERKQSKQMRQLLLLQLIGHYYQSFAMLQREIHNYNQQLKRYLSVIFTLITVTITYLVYLILMTKQNFIFLLLFIVVTHSHYVALSILIIGCNMIKQNNVKTLRLQRKCLTLSAACERKLFHNYHLFKFETITSINLNRPSGFQLGNGVIITSYTFVTFLVNISTFFFLISQNFGRE; encoded by the exons ATGAATccaccacatcatcatccaatttttttcatcccaTCCATATTAGTTATGATTATGGCTTTTACTTATATTGGACAATTTGAATGGgttaaaaattatcaattttatcaGACAATGATTAGACTATTTCCCAGCGAAGGATTACATTATCTGATGGCTGCATTCATTATATGGACATTAAATGCTCTATCGAATGGTTTTTATGCATCGTCTCGATATTTTCAAgatttctattttctattACCAATACAACATCGAAGATACCGCGAATTGAACACAAAAGATTCCAATAAATATACATTGATTAGAGATCGtgtattttcaatgattcgtATAGAATCATTAACCATTTGCATAATGTTTCTTTTAGGTAAAATAACAATGACTATTCTACAATCATCATGGCAAATATCAATATTATGGACATTAATCTGGTTATTTATCATGCAAATATGGACATTAAATGCAAATGCAG GTTTATATCATATTTCATCGATTATATTTATGGCCCAATATTATTTAACTTTGCGACAAAAATCACATGGTCGTACATTACAACGATTTTATGGGCGATTATTACATTATGAACGTAAACAGAGTAAACAGATGcgtcaattattattactacaaTTGATTggacattattatcaatcatttgcTATGTTACAACGTGAAATTCATAATTATAACCAACAATTAAAACGCTATCTATCGGTCATTTTCACTTTAATAACGGTTACAATAACATATTTAGTTTATCTGATCTTAATgacaaaacagaattttatatttctaTTACTTTTCATTGTGGTAACACATTCACATTATGTGGcattatcaatattgatcattgGCTGCAATATGATTAAACAGAATAACGTGAAAACATTGCGATTACAACGTAAATGTTTAACATTATCGGCGGCATGTGAACGGAAATTGTTTCATAACTATCATTTATTCAAG tTTGAAACAATAACTTCCATCAATTTGAATCGACCATCAGGTTTTCAGCTCGGAAACGGCGTGATTATCACATCATATACATTTGTTACATTTCTGGTCAATATTAgtacatttttctttcttatttCACAGAATTTTGGTAgagaataa